Genomic window (bacterium):
AAAACGTTTATGTCTCTCCTTTTTGCGAAATTATTCACGCTGAAAGAATTGTTTTAAAAAAAGGCGCGGTTTTAGAAAAACACAGCCGGATTTACGCTAACGGGGAAAATGCGGCAATAGAAATTGGAAATTATACCACTATATATCCTTACGCTTTATTAAAGACAAACGGGGGCAGGATAAAAATAGGCAGGGATTGTTCGGTAAATGATTATGCCGTATTAAACGGGTTCGGCGGGATAGAGATAGGCGATGATGTGCATATCGCGCCGCATGTTGTAATTGTGGCTTCAGAGCATCAATATGAAAAATTAGGCACACCCTGTTTCAGCACTGATATGCGGGGTAATGGCATAAAAATAGAAAATAGTGTCTGGATAGGAGCAAACGCGGTGATTCTTGATGGTGTTAATATCGGAACCGGCGCGGTAATCGGCGCCGGAGCGGTAGTAACAACAGATATTCCCGCTTACACGGTGGCGGCAGGTGTTCCCGCGAGAGTAATTAAAAAATGGAAGTAAAATGAAAATTCTATTAGTTTCTCCTCAAAACCGGACCATAAGGGGGGCAATCAGCGATTATTGCAAGAGAGGATTGGAATTTCTTGGAAATGAGGTTTATTGTTTTGATTTAGAGAATCATC
Coding sequences:
- a CDS encoding acyltransferase — translated: MGKNYLKLLIKRLSCLVKGIRNFEENVYVSPFCEIIHAERIVLKKGAVLEKHSRIYANGENAAIEIGNYTTIYPYALLKTNGGRIKIGRDCSVNDYAVLNGFGGIEIGDDVHIAPHVVIVASEHQYEKLGTPCFSTDMRGNGIKIENSVWIGANAVILDGVNIGTGAVIGAGAVVTTDIPAYTVAAGVPARVIKKWK